GGCCTTCATCATGGCCGAAACCATCAACATGCCCTATGTTGAGGTGGCCAAGGCGGCTTTGCTGCCGGCGCTGCTGTATTTCGGCTCGGTATTCTGGATGGTGCACCTTGAGGCTCGCCGCTCGAAACTCAATGGCCTGCCGAAGGACGAATGCCCCAGTGCCTGGGCGGCGGTCAAGCAGCGCTGGTTCCTGCTGATTCCGCTGGCAGTACTGATCTGGCTGCTGTTTTCCGGGCGCACGCCGATGTTTGCCGGGACCATCGGCCTGGCACTGACGGCGATCGTGATCCTCGGGTCGGCGCTGATCCTGCGGGTGTCGTCCACGGCAATCCGGCTCATCTTCTGGGTGGCCCTCGGTGTGCTTTGTGCCGGCTTCTTTCAGTTGGGCATTGGCGTGATCTTCGGTGTTATCGGCGTACTGGTGGCGGCTTGCTGGTTCATCAAGGGTGGGCGCGATACCTTACTGATCTGCCTGCATGCGCTGGTGGAAGGGGCGCGCCATGCGATTCCCGTCGGGATTGCCTGCGTGCTGGTGGGGGTGATCATCGGTATCGTTTCGCTGACCGGGGTGGCCTCGACCTTTGCCGGCTATATTCTGGCAATCGGCCAGGACAATCTGTTCCTGTCGCTGCTGCTGACCATGCTTACCTGTCTGATGTTGGGCATGGGTATTCCGACCATTCCGAACTACATCATCACCAGCTCCATTGCCGCGCCGGCGCTGCTGGATCTGGGTGTACCGCTGATCGTTTCGCACATGTTCGTGTTCTATTTTGGCATCATGGCTGATCTGACGCCGCCGGTGGCGCTTGCGTGCTTCGCTGCCGCGCCGATCGCCCGTGCCAGTGGTCTGAAGATCAGCATGTGGGCCATACGTATCGCCGTGGCCGGCTTCGTGGTGCCCTTCATGGCGGTCTACAACCCGGCACTGATGATGCAGGGCGGTGACTGGGCGGCGACGCTTTACATGCTGTTCAAGGCGGCCTTTGCGATCGGCCTGTGGGGCACGGTTTTCACCGGTTATTTCATGCAGCGCCTGACGTGGTGGGAACTGCCGCTGGGTTTTGTCGCGGGTGGGCTGATGATTCTGGCGCTGCCGATCAGTGATGAACTGGGTTTCGCGCTGGGCGCCGTCTTCGTCGCACAACATTGGTGGCGCGCACGTCGCGCTCTGACCGCCGCGGCATGAATGCCCTGTGTCTCGGCTTGGCTGGAGTGATCTGGGCACAGCTGCCATTAGCCGAGTTCACCCTGGCCTGGAATCACAGTGTCGAAAAGATACGCTGGGAAGAGGACTGGCAGGTTGAAACTGCCGGCCTGTTATTGCGCGAGGCCAGAGTGCGCGGCAGTGGCGCGGGTATGGAAATACCTGAGGATGCTGTGCTGCGGCATGGCAGTTGGCACTACCGGCCGCAGCTGCCCGCACTGCAACCCTTGCGACTGGGGCGCAGCAGTGCCCCGGCGGCCGGCGATTATCAATTATGCACCGACACGGGCTGCCACCCCCTGGCCGATTGGCTGGGAGCGCCGGACCCGCAGCAACCGGTGGTGGAATTGTGGAGCTGTTCGGCGCCGGTGGGATGATGCCTGTGCTCAGGCTACAATGGCGTTTTTCAAATGCTGGAGTGTGGTGAGTGGAAAGGCTCAAGGGTGCTGTTGTAGTGGGTTTTCTCAAGCTGTTTTCGCTGCTGCCGTTCGGTGTAGCGCAGCGCCTGGGCGCCTTTGTTGGCTGGCTGATGTGGAAGCTGCCGAACCGTTCGCGTGAGGTGGTGCGTATCAACTTCGCCCATTGCCTGCCGGAATTGTCAGAGGTGGAGCGGGAAAAGCTGGTCGGTGAAACCCTGCTCAATATCGGTCGCAGCTTCGCCGAAAGCGCCTGCGCGTGGATGTGGAGCCCACAGAAAACCGTGGCCCTGATCAAGGAGGTGGAGGGCGAGCATCTACTGGATGAGGCCTTGGCCGAAGGCAAGGGGCTGGTCGGAATCACCAGCCACCTGGGTAACTGGGAAGTGCTCAACCATTGGTATTGCCTGAAATGCTCGCCGATCATTTTCTACCGTCCGCCGAAGCAGAAAGCGGTGGACGAGCTGCTGCAGAAACAGCGCACCCAGCTGGGCAACAAGGTGGCTGCCTCTACTCGCGAGGGCATCATCAGCGTCATGCGTGAGGTACGTCGCGGCGGCGCTGTGGGTATTCCCGCAGATCCCGAACCGGCGCTGAAAAGCGGCCTGTTCGTACCCTTTTTCGGCATTCAGGCATTGACCAGCAAATTCGTCCCCGGCCTGCTCAAGGGAGGGTCGGCCAATGGCGTCTTCCTGCATTGCGTACGCCTGCCCGATCACAGCGGTTTCAAGGTCATAGTGGAGCGGGCGCCCGAGGCGCTTTATAGTGAAGACGAGAACGTCGCGGTAGCCGGCATGAGCAAAGCCATTGAAGGCTATGTGCGGCGCTGGCCCAGCCAGTATATGTGGACCATGAAGCGCTTCAAGAAGCGCCCCGCCGGCGAGAAGAAATGGTATTGAAGAAGTAGTCTTGAAGACAAGGAATGTAAGCCATGAGTAACCAACGGCAATATCCACGGACGATGATGAAGTGCCGGATCAAGATCAGCCACCCTGCCTTTGGCTCGCTGACCGCCCAGACCAAGGATCTGTCCGACGGCGGGGTGTTCATCGAACATCCGGATCTGGCAGCGCTGGCGGTCGGTGATGAGGTGACCGGGCAGGTGCAGGACATGCCGATCGAGGCGCCCGTTCTGCGCATGGTGATCCAGCGTGTCGTTGCCGGTGGGGGCGTGGGCTTGGCCTTTCTCGACGAAGAATGACTCAGCGCCGCCAGAACATCGGGGTCAGCAATACCAGCAGGGTGAAGACTTCCAGTCGGCCCAACAGCATGGCGAAGCTGAGCATCCATTTGACCGTCGCCGTCATATCACCATAGTGCGCGGCGACATCTCCCAACCCCGGCCCCAGGTTGTTCATGCATGCCGTCAATGCCGAGAAAGCGGTAACGAAGTCCAGACCAGTGCTGAGCAGCAATAGAAACAGTACCGCAAATGTGAACACATATACCGAGCAGAAACCCCACACTGCTTCCACCACCCGATCACCCACCGCCGTACTGCCAAGCTTGACCGGGAACACGCCGTTGGTATGCAGCAGCCGCTTGATCTCGCGCACACCTTGCTTGAACACCAATACCACCCGAATGACCTTCATGCCGCCCCCGGTGGAGCCGGCGCAGGCGCCGACGAAACTGGCGTACAACAGCATGAACGGCAGCACCGATGGCCAGGAGGCAAAGTCGGTCACCCCGAAACCCGTGGTGGTGGCGATGGAAACTGTCTGGAAAGCAGCAAAGCGGATTGACGAGGCAACGTCGTAATACTGGGAATAGATCAGTATCATGCTGCAGATAATGAACAGACCGACGAGAATCAGCAGATAGCTGCGGCACTCGGAGTCCTGCCAATAGCTCTTGATGGAACGGAATCGCCAGGCAGCAAAGTGCAGAGCGAAGTTGATTCCCGAGATGACCATGAACAGCATGCATATGAGTTCGATGAGCGGACTATCGAAATAGCCGATACTGGCGTCGTGGGTCGAGAAGCCGCCAATTGCAACGGTAGAAAAACTATGCCCAATGGCGTCGAACAGCGACATCCCGGCCAGCCAGTAGGCACCGGCGCAGGCCAGAGTCAGACCGGTATAGATGAACCACAACACCTTGGCGGTTTCGGCAATACGCGGGGTCAGTTTGTTGTCTTTCAGGGGGCCGGGCATTTCCGCCCGGTACAGCTGCATGCCGCCGACACCCAGCAGCGGCAGGATGGCCACCGCCAGCACGATGATGCCCATGCCGCCGAACCACTGCAGCTGCTGGCGATAGAAAAGCAGTGAGCGTGGCAGGGTATCCAGCCCGGTAATCACCGTGGCCCCGGTAGTGGTGAGGCCGGAGAAGGACTCGAACACCGCATCGGCTACCGTCAGGTCGGGCATGTCCAGCAGATACAGGGGTACCGCGCCAAACAGTCCCAGTACGAGCCAGAACAATACCGTGATCAGATAACCATCGCGGGTGCGCAGCTCGTTGCGTCGTTTGCGCACCGGTAACCACACCAGCAGGCCGACGAACAGGGTAATGGCAAAACCCACCAGGAAGGCTTCTCTGGCCTGCTCGCCGTAGTGCAGACCGACCGCCGCTGCCGGCAGCATGCTGAGGGAGAACAGCATCAGCAGAATGCCGAGAATGCGCTGAATCTGAGAATACTGCATGCGCTGTGCTACCTGTCCGGATAGAAAGTCAGAGGAAAGTCAGACCGACCTGGAACAACCGCTCGACATCACGAATGTGTTTTTTGTCGATCACAAAAAGGATGACGTGATCATCGGATTCGATAGCCGTGTCGTCATGGGCGATCAGGACTTCTTCCTTGCGCACCACCGCACCAATAGTGGTCCCCGGTGGCAGCTTGATCTCGCTGATAGCCTTGCCTACCACTTTGGACGAGCGGGCATCACCATGGGCGATCACTTCAATAGCCTCGGCGGCGCCCCGACGCAGGGAATACACATTGACGATATCGCCGCGGCGCACATGGGCGAGCAAGGTGCCTATGGTGGCCTGGGACGGCGAAATGGCGATGTCGACCTGACCACCCTGAACCAGATCCACATACGCCGGGTTGTTAATCAGCGCCATTACCCGACGAGCACCCAGCCGCTTGGCCAGCATGGACGACATGATATTGGCTTCATCATCATTGGTGACCGCAATGAAGATATCCACTTCCTCGATATTCTCATCAATCAACAGCTCGCGGTCCGAAGCGCTTCCATAGAGTACGATGGCCTGCTCCAGGTTTTGCGATAGGTAGTCGGCGCGGGCGCGATTGTTCTCGATGATCTTCACTCGATAGCTGCTCTCGGTGGCTTCAGCCAGACGCTCACCGATATTGCCGCCTCCGGCAATCATGATGGTCTTGTTGCGTTTTTCCACTCGCCGCAACTCGCTCATCACCGCACGGATATCCTGCGAGGCAGCGATGAAGAACACCTCATCATCGGCTTCGATGACGGTATCGCCCTGGGGAGTGATTGGCCGGTCGCGGCGAAAAATCGCTGCCACACGGGTTTCCACACCGGGCATGTGCTGGCGCAGATAACGAAGTTCCTGGCCAACCAGAGGACCGCCGTAGTATGCGCGGACAGCTACCAGCTGTACTTTACCTTCGGCAAAGTCGAGTACCTGCAGCGCGCCGGGATGTTGGATGAGACGCTTGATGTAGTTGGTGACGGCCTGCTCGGGGCTGATCAGCACGTCAATCGGGATAGCTTCATTCTGAAACAGCTGACCACGAACCAGATAGGCCGACTCGCGGATACGGGCGATCTTGGTGGGGGTGCGAAACAGGGTATAGGCGACCTGACAGGCGATCATGTTGGTCTCGTCACTGCTGCTCACCGCGATCAGCATATCTGCGTCGTCAGCTCCGGCCTGGCGCATGATCGTCGGCAGCGAGCCGCGCCCCTGCACCGTGCGAATATCCAAGCGATCGCTCAACGCCCGCAGGCGCCCGGCATCGGTGTCCACAACAGTGATGTCGTTGGCTTCACTGGCCAGTTCGGCAGCCAGACTACCGCCGACCTGACCTGCGCCGAGAATGATGATCTTCATGCGTCTTCCTTGTTGCCCACGTCAGTGTAGCTGTTCACCGGTGGGTTGCTGGCGACCTTCAGCAGTTTGGCCAGATAGAAGCCGTCGTGACCGTCAGGCTGGGGCAACAATTGGCGTCCGCAGGGCTGCTCCAGGCCGAAATCATTATTGATGGGCAGCTGCCGGGCGCCGGATTGGCGCGCCAGAAAGGCCTCGATCAACTGGGTATTCTCCTGTGGCAGCACCGAACAGGTGGCATATACCAGAATGCCGCCGACCGCCAGGGTGCGCCAGATCTGGTCGAGCAGTTCAGCTTGGAGTACCACCAGTGCGGCGATATCGTCCGGTTGGCGAGTCAGCTTGATATCAGGATGACGACGAATTACCCCGGTGGCAGAACAGGGCGCATCCAGCAGGATGCGGTCGAATGGTTGGCCATCCCACCAGACATCCAGATCCCGCCCATCGGCGGCCTTGAGTGTCGCCTGCAGGCCCAGGCGCTGCAGGTTCTCCTGCACACGCACCAGCCGGGTCGGCTCCAGATCCAGCGCCACAACTTCCTGCAGGTCGCTTTGCTGTTCGAGAATATGGCAGGTCTTGCCTCCCGGAGCGCAGCAGGCATCCAGCACCCGCTGGCCGGCTTGCAGTTCCAGCAGCGGTGCTGCGAGCTGAGCGGCTTCGTCCTGCACACTCACGGCACCAGTGGCGAAACCGGGCAGCTGCTGCACGTCGCAGGGCTGGGCCAGGGTCACGCCGTCGACGCTGAACGGACAGGCAGTTGCAGTGATACCGGCAGCGTGCAGTTGCTCGAGATAGACATCGCGACTGTGCTGGCGGCGATTGACCCGCAGGGTCATCGGCGGATGCAGATTATTGGCGGCGCATAGCGCCTCCCAGTGCTCGGGCCACATCTGTTTGAAGGTCTTCTGCAACCAGCGCGGATGCGAGACGCGGATCACCGGGTCATGTTCCAGCTCGGCCAGCAGTTCGGTGCCTTCGCGCTGCACACGCCGCAGTACGGCATTGAGCATGCCCTTGGCCCAGGTTTTCTTCATGGTGACGGCCAACTGTACCGTCTCGCCAATCGCCGCATGGGCCGGTACCCGGGTATACAGCAGCTGATACATGCCGATCAGCAGTAACGCATGCAGATCACGATCAGCGGCTTTCAACGGCTTTTGCATCAGGTGCCCGGCAAGCCCATCCAACCGTTGAAACCAGCGCGCGGTGCCCAGCGCCAATTCGCGGGTGAGCGCATGGTCGCGGGGCGCTACCTGTTTCAACTGTGCTGGCAGACTGCTGCCCAACGACGCCTTGCCGGCCATCACGGTGGCCAATGCATTGGCTGCGGCCAGACGCGGACTCATTGGCCGTTAGCCAGTGATTGACCGACGGCGAACTGGTCGCGCCGGGCGTTATACAGGTCAGCAAAAGCCAGTGGTTTGCCGCCAGGCAGTTGCAGGCGGGTCAGGCGCAATGCTCCTTCGCCACACGCCACCAACAGACCCGATTTGCTGCAATCGAGAATTTCCCCCGGCTGGCCCTGGCCGGCTTCCGGCTGTGCTGCCCAGACTTTCAACGGCTGATCCTGCCATCGCGCGTGAGCCAGTGGCCAAGGATTGAAGGCGCGGATCATGCAATCCAGTTCCGCGGCGGGGCGGGTCCAGTCGATGCGCGCATCGGCCTTGCCCAGCTTGTGCGCGTAGGTGGCCAGACTGTCATCCTGGCTGTTATCTGCCAGCGTGCCAGCGGCGAGCCCGTCGATAGCCTGCAACACGGCCTGGGGTCCGAGTTCTGCAAGTCGGTCGTGCAGGCTACCGCCGGTATCTTCGGCACTGATCGGTGTGCTGCTCTTAAGCAGCATGGGCCCGGTATCCAGCCCTGCTTCCATGCGCATCACGGTGACGCCGGATTCGCTGTCGCCGGCTTCAATGGCACGCTGAATCGGCGCCGCCCCGCGCCAGCGCGGCAACAGCGAGGCATGGCTGTTGATACAGCCCAGACGCGGGATATCCAGCACCGCCTGCGGCAGGATCAAGCCGTAGGCCACTACCACCAGCAGGTCCGGTTGCAGGGCTGCCAGTTCGGCCTGCGCCTCGGCATCACGTAGCGTCACTGGTTGATGGACCGGCAATTGGTGTTGCAGCGCCAGCTGCTTGACGGCGCTCATGGTCAGCTTGTGGCCGCGCCCGGCAGGCCGGTCCGGCTGGCTGTAGACGGCGACGATATTCAGCCCGGCCTCCAGCAGTGCCTGCAGATGGGCTGCGGCAAATTCCGGTGTGCCGGCGAAAACGATGCGTAGATCAGAGCTGCTCATGCAATGGCGCCTTGTTGGATAAGCAAGCGAGTGCACTGATCGGCACAGCTTGGTGAATGGTTGTATTCCGGGTAAAGAAAAGGCTTGCCGGAGCAAGCCTTGGGCTCTTTATCACGCGTTGCCCTGCGCTTTGTGGATTTTTTCCAGCTTCTTGCGAATGCGGTCACGCTTGAGGTTGGACAGATAATCCACAAACAGTTTACCGTTCAGGTGATCGCATTCGTGCTGGATGCACACTGCCAGCAGACCTTCACAGACGATATCGAAGGCTTCGCCATCGCGCCCCAGCGCTTTGACGCGGACTCGCTCGGGACGGGTTACCGTCTCGTAGAAACCGGGCACTGAGAGACAGCCTTCCTGCATCTCTTCGAGCTCCTCGGTCAGCGGCAGCAGCTCCGGGTTGATGAAGACCATTGGTTCACTGTGGTCTTCGGAAA
Above is a genomic segment from Halopseudomonas litoralis containing:
- a CDS encoding DUF1850 domain-containing protein — its product is MNALCLGLAGVIWAQLPLAEFTLAWNHSVEKIRWEEDWQVETAGLLLREARVRGSGAGMEIPEDAVLRHGSWHYRPQLPALQPLRLGRSSAPAAGDYQLCTDTGCHPLADWLGAPDPQQPVVELWSCSAPVG
- the fmt gene encoding methionyl-tRNA formyltransferase, encoding MSSSDLRIVFAGTPEFAAAHLQALLEAGLNIVAVYSQPDRPAGRGHKLTMSAVKQLALQHQLPVHQPVTLRDAEAQAELAALQPDLLVVVAYGLILPQAVLDIPRLGCINSHASLLPRWRGAAPIQRAIEAGDSESGVTVMRMEAGLDTGPMLLKSSTPISAEDTGGSLHDRLAELGPQAVLQAIDGLAAGTLADNSQDDSLATYAHKLGKADARIDWTRPAAELDCMIRAFNPWPLAHARWQDQPLKVWAAQPEAGQGQPGEILDCSKSGLLVACGEGALRLTRLQLPGGKPLAFADLYNARRDQFAVGQSLANGQ
- a CDS encoding PilZ domain-containing protein, yielding MSNQRQYPRTMMKCRIKISHPAFGSLTAQTKDLSDGGVFIEHPDLAALAVGDEVTGQVQDMPIEAPVLRMVIQRVVAGGGVGLAFLDEE
- the trkA gene encoding Trk system potassium transporter TrkA, which translates into the protein MKIIILGAGQVGGSLAAELASEANDITVVDTDAGRLRALSDRLDIRTVQGRGSLPTIMRQAGADDADMLIAVSSSDETNMIACQVAYTLFRTPTKIARIRESAYLVRGQLFQNEAIPIDVLISPEQAVTNYIKRLIQHPGALQVLDFAEGKVQLVAVRAYYGGPLVGQELRYLRQHMPGVETRVAAIFRRDRPITPQGDTVIEADDEVFFIAASQDIRAVMSELRRVEKRNKTIMIAGGGNIGERLAEATESSYRVKIIENNRARADYLSQNLEQAIVLYGSASDRELLIDENIEEVDIFIAVTNDDEANIMSSMLAKRLGARRVMALINNPAYVDLVQGGQVDIAISPSQATIGTLLAHVRRGDIVNVYSLRRGAAEAIEVIAHGDARSSKVVGKAISEIKLPPGTTIGAVVRKEEVLIAHDDTAIESDDHVILFVIDKKHIRDVERLFQVGLTFL
- the def gene encoding peptide deformylase; amino-acid sequence: MAILNILEFPDSRLRTIAKPVEVVDERIRQLVDDMFETMYDAPGIGLAATQVNVHERVIVIDLSEDHSEPMVFINPELLPLTEELEEMQEGCLSVPGFYETVTRPERVRVKALGRDGEAFDIVCEGLLAVCIQHECDHLNGKLFVDYLSNLKRDRIRKKLEKIHKAQGNA
- a CDS encoding TrkH family potassium uptake protein; protein product: MQYSQIQRILGILLMLFSLSMLPAAAVGLHYGEQAREAFLVGFAITLFVGLLVWLPVRKRRNELRTRDGYLITVLFWLVLGLFGAVPLYLLDMPDLTVADAVFESFSGLTTTGATVITGLDTLPRSLLFYRQQLQWFGGMGIIVLAVAILPLLGVGGMQLYRAEMPGPLKDNKLTPRIAETAKVLWFIYTGLTLACAGAYWLAGMSLFDAIGHSFSTVAIGGFSTHDASIGYFDSPLIELICMLFMVISGINFALHFAAWRFRSIKSYWQDSECRSYLLILVGLFIICSMILIYSQYYDVASSIRFAAFQTVSIATTTGFGVTDFASWPSVLPFMLLYASFVGACAGSTGGGMKVIRVVLVFKQGVREIKRLLHTNGVFPVKLGSTAVGDRVVEAVWGFCSVYVFTFAVLFLLLLSTGLDFVTAFSALTACMNNLGPGLGDVAAHYGDMTATVKWMLSFAMLLGRLEVFTLLVLLTPMFWRR
- a CDS encoding TRAP transporter permease — encoded protein: MSEDRGLSASPADWPRALFYVALLFSCYQIVTAAFHPVSTQVLRAGHVGFLLLLVYLSYPLRGNARPWQPLAWILGLAGMATFAYQWYFEADLIQRSGDLTTTDMVVGIILIALVFEAARRVMGIALPIICGLFLAYGLFGNHLPGDLAHRGYYLDQVVNQLSFGTEGLYGTPTYVSATYIFLFILFGSFLEQAGMIRLFTDFAMGLFGHKAGGPAKVSVVSSALMGTITGSGVANVVTTGQFTIPLMKRFGYRSAFAGGVEATSSMGSQIMPPVMGAVAFIMAETINMPYVEVAKAALLPALLYFGSVFWMVHLEARRSKLNGLPKDECPSAWAAVKQRWFLLIPLAVLIWLLFSGRTPMFAGTIGLALTAIVILGSALILRVSSTAIRLIFWVALGVLCAGFFQLGIGVIFGVIGVLVAACWFIKGGRDTLLICLHALVEGARHAIPVGIACVLVGVIIGIVSLTGVASTFAGYILAIGQDNLFLSLLLTMLTCLMLGMGIPTIPNYIITSSIAAPALLDLGVPLIVSHMFVFYFGIMADLTPPVALACFAAAPIARASGLKISMWAIRIAVAGFVVPFMAVYNPALMMQGGDWAATLYMLFKAAFAIGLWGTVFTGYFMQRLTWWELPLGFVAGGLMILALPISDELGFALGAVFVAQHWWRARRALTAAA
- the rsmB gene encoding 16S rRNA (cytosine(967)-C(5))-methyltransferase RsmB; its protein translation is MSPRLAAANALATVMAGKASLGSSLPAQLKQVAPRDHALTRELALGTARWFQRLDGLAGHLMQKPLKAADRDLHALLLIGMYQLLYTRVPAHAAIGETVQLAVTMKKTWAKGMLNAVLRRVQREGTELLAELEHDPVIRVSHPRWLQKTFKQMWPEHWEALCAANNLHPPMTLRVNRRQHSRDVYLEQLHAAGITATACPFSVDGVTLAQPCDVQQLPGFATGAVSVQDEAAQLAAPLLELQAGQRVLDACCAPGGKTCHILEQQSDLQEVVALDLEPTRLVRVQENLQRLGLQATLKAADGRDLDVWWDGQPFDRILLDAPCSATGVIRRHPDIKLTRQPDDIAALVVLQAELLDQIWRTLAVGGILVYATCSVLPQENTQLIEAFLARQSGARQLPINNDFGLEQPCGRQLLPQPDGHDGFYLAKLLKVASNPPVNSYTDVGNKEDA
- a CDS encoding lysophospholipid acyltransferase, yielding MERLKGAVVVGFLKLFSLLPFGVAQRLGAFVGWLMWKLPNRSREVVRINFAHCLPELSEVEREKLVGETLLNIGRSFAESACAWMWSPQKTVALIKEVEGEHLLDEALAEGKGLVGITSHLGNWEVLNHWYCLKCSPIIFYRPPKQKAVDELLQKQRTQLGNKVAASTREGIISVMREVRRGGAVGIPADPEPALKSGLFVPFFGIQALTSKFVPGLLKGGSANGVFLHCVRLPDHSGFKVIVERAPEALYSEDENVAVAGMSKAIEGYVRRWPSQYMWTMKRFKKRPAGEKKWY